The sequence below is a genomic window from Polaribacter vadi.
GTTTGTGTCGATTTCTTGATTCGGAATAATCTTACCTGTAAATACATCTAATTTGTATTTTAAAAGCTCATTAGAAACGTTTTTAGTGTCGTTATCTAGATTAGAATACTCTTTATTTAAATAGCTTTCTAAATCGCTTAAAACCTCGTTAATCTTGTCTTTATCTTCAATACCAACTTTATTTTTAATGCGTTGCTTTCTGAAATCCCAATCATTAAAACAAGCTTTATAACCTGTTGAATATTTAAATCGATTTTTACCGTAACTGAAGAATAGAAATATAATACTTTGAAGATTCTTGTTTTCTTCTAACTTTGTTTTTGAAACCTTAAAAGCAAATCTAATTGTGCCTTTTGTTCTTTCAACTCCCTTACTCATAGCGTTTTATTTTTTATAAAGATACAAAAAAAAGGGTGTTAATTAGGGTGCTAATAAGAGTTTTTTGATATAAAATAGTAGATAATTTACTTACTTAAATAAAACAACAAAAACCCTGTAAATAAAGGCTTTACAAAGGTTTTAACATAAATTAAGATGTTTTAATAAAGTAATCGAAAGTACTGGAGGTACCACTTAAAACCCGAACAATTTTTGTTCGGGTTTTTTTATGCTTTAAACTATTTTAAGATCTCTTTTATAATTTTTAAATGATGATTTGTATGCATTCCTAAAAACTTTATAGTTTGCTTTTTATTTAAATGATTAAAATAAGGATGGTCAAAAAATTGATTTTCTTCTAATTCATCCATAAACTTTAAATTACTTTTTACTTCCTCTAGCTGATTTTTAATAGCAACAGTTTCGATAATTTCTGGTGGCAAAACTCTTTTAGGCGATTTGGCTTTTCCTCTAGGAAACTTCCCTAAAATAAATGTTATAAAACGTAAACTATTAAATTTTTTCTTGTAAAGTTTTGGGTCAGAATCTTTAATTGCAAATAAAACGTTATTTAAAACTTTTAAAGAATGGTCTAAATGCCAACCAACAGTAGCTTTCGAAACTTTTAAATTTTTACGATCTTTAAATTGAATCGAATCTTCTATAAATTTTAATTCTTTTTCTAACATTTCTTGATTTTATCTATAATTATTATTAAAAGTATTTTCGGTAAGTCAATCTCAAAAATATGCTATTTAAAAATAACCACTTTAAATATACTGATTTACTTTAAGATTAAATATTTCATTTGCAATAAAACGACAATCTTAAAAATTAGTTAAAAAACATCACCATTAAAACTAGTTTAGCTTTTTAATGCTGAGTAAAATACCCACATAATTGATACGCAAATAAAAGCAAACCAATCAAAATTAAATAGGTATTCGCAGCTTTATAAAAAACCTGTTTTATACGATTTAACAAAACATTATTGTTTAATAATAATTAATAAAACTTAAACAATTTGTATCTTTGTTTACATCAACCCAAAAAAAAACATGCAATTTTTCAATCAAAAAGACATTCATAATCTAGATAAAATTTATCGTATCAACCTAATTAACAGTTGCTCAGGATTTAAATCTGCCAACTTATTAGGCACAATTTCTACAAAAGGCATTACCAATGTTGCTGTTTTTAGTTCGGTTACGCATTTGGGATCTAATCCACCAACTTTAGGTTTTATTTTAAGACCCACCACAGTTCCAAGAAATACACATAAAAATCTAAAAGATGTAGGTTATTTCACCATCAATCATATTTGGGAAGAAGTTATTGAAGATGCACATCACACTTCTGCAAAATATCCAGATGATATTTCTGAATTTGATATGACCAATTTTGAAGCAGAATTTAAAGGAAATTTTAAAGCACCTTTTGTAAAAAATGCTCCAGTACAAATGAGCATGAAGTTTATTGAGGAAATTTATGTACCTTCAAACGATGTGATGTTAGTTGTTGCTCAAATACAGGAATTATATGTAAAAGATGAGTTATTACAAAATGATGGATTGATTAATTTATCGTTAGGAAACGTAGCTACCATAAATGGTTTAGATACATATGCAATTCCTAAATTCAAAAAACAATTAACGTATCAAAGACCAAAAGAGATAAAAAAATAACTATGAAAATTCTTGTTACAGGAGCCACAGGTTACATTGGCAAAAGATTAATTCCGTTATTAATTAATGATGGTCATGTAGTTGTTTGTCCTGTAAGAGATGTAAAAAGGGCTGAAAGTTATTTTAAGGAAGAGCAAAATATCATTTTGGTTGAAGCTGATTTTTTAAAAGCAGATTCTTTAAATAACATCCCGAAAGATGTTGAAGCTGCCTATTATTTAATTCATTCCATGTCTAATTCTGCAAAAGAATTTCATGTTTTAGAAGAAAGATGTGCTTTTAATTTTAAAAGATATGCAGAAAATACAACCATAAAACAAGTTATTTATTTAAGTGGAATTACCAACGACACAAAGCTTTCAAAACATTTATTATCAAGAAAAAATGTTGAAAAAGCGTTAAGTTCTAAAAGTTATGCTTTAACCACTTTTAAAGCTGGAATTATTGTAGGTTCAGGAAGTTCATCCTTTGAAATCATTAGAGATATTGTAGAAAAATTACCATTTATGATCGCTCCTAAATGGTTAAACACAAAAACCCAACCTTTAGGAGTTAGAGATGTTTTAGCCTTTTTACACAAAGCATTATCTAAGAAAGAGTTGTACAATACTTCTTATGATATTTTTGGGCCAGAAATTATGACCTACAAAGAAATGTTGTTACAATTTGCCGAATTTAGAAAACTAAAAAGAACGATTGTAACTGTGCCTGTAATGACCCCAAAACTATCTTCTTATTGGTTATATTTTGTAACTTCTACATCGTACAAACTAGCTTCTTCTTTAGTAAACTCAATGGGTGTAGAAGTTATTGGGAATAAAAGTAACATTAACCAACTATTAGATATTGAGCCAATTTCCTACAAAAAAGCATTGGAATTAGCCTTTAAGAAAATCGAACAAAATAGCATTATTTCTAGCTGGAAAGATTCTTATGTAAGCAGCAAATTACAAGGTTTTCTACACGAATTTATAAACGTACCTGAATATGGTTGCTTTAAAGATTTTAAGAAAAGAAAAGTAAAAGATAGAGAAATTGTATTGGACAGAATTTGGGCAATTGGTGGAAATACTGGCTGGTATTATGGAACTTTTTTATGGAAAATTCGTGGTTTTTTAGATCAGTTTTTTGGTGGTGCAGGTTTACGAAGAGGAAGAAGACACCCAACTGAATTAAATGTTGGTGATGCTTTAGATTTTTGGCGTGTAATTTTTGCAGATAAAGAACAAGGAAAATTATTATTATACGCAGAAATGATTATGCCTGGGGAAGCTTGGTTAGAATTTAAAATCAAAGATGGCATTTTATACCAAACAGCAACGTTTAGACCTCATGGTTTGGCTGGCAGA
It includes:
- a CDS encoding SDR family oxidoreductase, with translation MKILVTGATGYIGKRLIPLLINDGHVVVCPVRDVKRAESYFKEEQNIILVEADFLKADSLNNIPKDVEAAYYLIHSMSNSAKEFHVLEERCAFNFKRYAENTTIKQVIYLSGITNDTKLSKHLLSRKNVEKALSSKSYALTTFKAGIIVGSGSSSFEIIRDIVEKLPFMIAPKWLNTKTQPLGVRDVLAFLHKALSKKELYNTSYDIFGPEIMTYKEMLLQFAEFRKLKRTIVTVPVMTPKLSSYWLYFVTSTSYKLASSLVNSMGVEVIGNKSNINQLLDIEPISYKKALELAFKKIEQNSIISSWKDSYVSSKLQGFLHEFINVPEYGCFKDFKKRKVKDREIVLDRIWAIGGNTGWYYGTFLWKIRGFLDQFFGGAGLRRGRRHPTELNVGDALDFWRVIFADKEQGKLLLYAEMIMPGEAWLEFKIKDGILYQTATFRPHGLAGRMYWYSVMPFHWFVFNGMINNINKLK
- a CDS encoding flavin reductase family protein; this encodes MQFFNQKDIHNLDKIYRINLINSCSGFKSANLLGTISTKGITNVAVFSSVTHLGSNPPTLGFILRPTTVPRNTHKNLKDVGYFTINHIWEEVIEDAHHTSAKYPDDISEFDMTNFEAEFKGNFKAPFVKNAPVQMSMKFIEEIYVPSNDVMLVVAQIQELYVKDELLQNDGLINLSLGNVATINGLDTYAIPKFKKQLTYQRPKEIKK